The genomic interval CCAGGCGGTCAAGGCCATCAATCCATCGATCCAGGTGATTGGACCGGCTTGGTCCGACTTCGTACGAACTGAGTCACTGGCCATGACCAACAGCCTTAACCAATTCGACGGCTGGTCCTGGCACGACTACAATCGCGGCTACCATGCGCCGGACCAGGATTACGGCACGCCGGATTGGGTGCCGATCCTGGAGACCGACCGTCTCCGCTATTACTTTGGGAACTTTGCGACGCAGAAACCGCTGTTGGTCGATGAACTCGGCCTGTACGGCCAGAGCGCGCTGGGCATCACCAACACGACCACCCTGCCGGCGTACCGATCCAACCTCGACTGGTACCGCGGCATGTGCCGCGCCATCAAGACCACCGTCATGTACCGCGCGGCGGGGGTTGAGGTGCTGATCCCGCACGTGCTGGCTCTGTTCAACCAGGTGCCGCGGAGTCCGAATCTCGAGGTGTACGGATGGGATGCATCGACGGATCGCGTGACGGCTCCGCGGGGCCCACATCCCAAAACCTCGGCATTTCTCATGACATGCCACTGGCTTAACGGCGCACGATCGGTCGGTCGGCGTGTACTCGGGAATGTCGCCTTTTTGTACGCATGGAAATCAGCGGACAACAAACCATTCGTCATTGCCTGGTGCACAGAAGGTCATTCGATGCCGTTAACAATGACGTTTACCGACTGTTTTGGTCGCGAGATGAAAACGAACATACTAGGCGAAGAGCCGGTGATAATCCGTTTTAAACAGCAACAGGACCCGGAGAAGGTACTCGATCTCGTTGCTGCCGCTATGGCTTCCAAACAGCCAAACGCAGATCCGCCCTCTGCGGGAAGATGAACTGGCTGGTGGGCATGGCCGAAACGCGCGTTGCCAGCAGCACATCCACAGTGGCCCCGATCACCTGGGCTATCAGGCTGGTTAAGGCGGCCCCAATCATCCCATAGGTTTTCACGAGCGGGAAAATCAGCAGGGCGATCACCACCCCCGCTGAACCCGTTGACCAAAGCGAAAGTTGTGGACGGCCCACACCATAAAAATAGTTGCGCAAGACTCGCGAGGCAGACTGAAACACGATGGCTCCGCAAAGCAAGTACAGCGGGTTGGCCGCGGGATAGAAGCGGTGGCCGTAGAGCACCCCAATCAACAGCCTGCCACACATTGCGAGCGCTGCTGCCGCGCCGAGGGTCACGAGTAGAGTGCAACGACAGGCCCGCGCCGCCAGCATAGCGGCGGTGTTCGGTTCCGCGGCCACCCGCGGGAACAGAAGCATGCCCACGGAATCCGGCAGCATGAGCAGGCCTTCGCTCAAGCCAGCAGCCACCGAATACCAGCCCAAATAGACCGGCTCCAACATTGCGCCCAGGACGAACTGATCGAAACGCACTGTAACCTGCGTCAAAAGCACGCGCACATGGCCACGCAAGCCGTACAGCAACCCTTCCCTCAAGTAGCGACCTGAGAATCGAAGCTTCCAATTTGCGGCCTTGCCAAGGCAGAACACCATTATCGCGGCGATGAGGATGTTACTACCAACGGTGGCGGCAACAATGCCGGCCAATCGATCCTCAGCCAGATACCTGGCTGCAACCACCGCCGCCAGGTAAACGAACGAGGCCGTGACCGTGAGCAGATTGTATAATTTGAACCAGCTCAGTCCCTGCAGGATACTGGTCGAATTATTTGCCAGAATATTGAACGGGATTGTCATTAGGAGGGCCAAGAATACCCAGGGGTTGCCCACCGGCCAATGCACCAATCGGGACCTGACGATGATAAACAACAGTAATGCGTAAAGCAGTCCGGACGCGAGCGATAAGACAAACGACGTCATTGCGGCCTCGGAAAGAGAGAAGCGGCGGCTTCCCAACAAGTAGATGTTCGCGTCAAAGAAACTCAGGTTTCCAAATGTTACGGTCCAGGTCACCACCAGCATCGCAAAGGTCAGGATGCCTTTGTCCGAAGGCCCCAGAGTGCGGGTGATGAGAATGCCGGTGATGAACTTCAACAGATAATCGACCACCTTCGTTCCAAACACGTGACTCACCGTTCTCATTGGCGGCAGAGATTACGAAACGCTACCATCGAGTACGAGGAAAACTTTCCTAGTGACGAATTTCAGGAGATAGCCCGTCAATGTCGTGGCAAACACGCAGGAAACCGGTCTCAGGCTGTGGACGCCTGACGCGGGCGCACAAGCACGGGCAGCCGATACGTGAACCACACGAACAGGCCGATGTTGACCAAGCATCCAAACATGCGCAGGGCAAAATTGCTCGCATTTACCACGGCCATTTCGTCCGGCCCGGCGAATATGTGGCGCTGGACGTGAAGAAGATTTAACGTGTACGTCAGAGAGAAGCCCACGCAGACCCACAGGAGTCGACGATCCAGGCAAGCGGCCAAGACCAGCAGCGGAATGGCCGGCGCGATATATCGCTCACGCATTTGCGTCAGCAACATGAACGGCATCACGCAGGCAAAAGCCCCCGCGACAACCAGCGAGCGCAGAGCCTCATCTGTTTTCGTTTGGACGCCGCGATCCCTCAACATCCAATAACAGAGCCAAAGGGTGCAAATCGCAGCGGCCAGTTGTCCCAGACGCCCGTAAGAGATAATTCCCAGGATTCTATTCGTCGAAGGCGCGACGTAACCCAATCCCCAAAAATTAAACGCGTTGAGCTGTGTAAACCGGCCTTCGGTGAAGGACTTAACGAACACAAAATTAAAGTAGTCCCAACTCCGGGCCATCAAAAACGGGCTGTAGAGGGCAAATACTGCCAGCGCGAAGATCACAACTCCTGCCATCGCGACCGCAACATTCCGTCGCCGGAGGGTTATCACCGCCAGCAAGGGGATCATGACGATACTTTGCAGCTTGGTACACACCGCGAGGGCGAACATCAGCCACGCTCCGACCAGCCAACGGTCCTGTCGTGGCCCGCACGCCATTCCCAGGCACACAACCGTCAAGGCAATGAAAAACGAATGGATTGAATCCAGGTGTCCCCAGGCGGCCGAATCGATGACCACGCATGGGTTGAACAGATAGAAAGCTGCGCCCAGCAGTGGCCACGGTGGTGGGGCGAACTTTGCCAACACCAACAGAATCAAAACCCCGGTCAGTATGTCGTAAATGATCGGCAACAGCTTGTAGCGGACGCGCAGCCACGCGGCAGCGACATCCGGGTAGGTCTTCTCCAGCGCCGCCAGTCGGTGGGCGCCAATTCTTCCAATGGCCGCCGCCTGGTAGATAAACAGCGGTGGATACATGACCGGCCAGTTCTTTTCGGTAAACAAATCCGGCAGCTTCGTGACACCATGTTCCGCCCCGTAGGCGCCATACGCGACGCCGACCTCGACATCTTTGGGAAAGGGGCCAAGGTCAGGCGCCAGAAACAACCGCAGGAAGAAAGCTGCCACGAACAATACAAGCGCCGGCCAGGCCGGGCGACGTTGAAGCGATTCCATCGGGCGCATCGCCGCGTACCCTAGGGAAAAAGCGGGAGGCGGTCAAGCCTCCTTGCGGCTGCCGGCGGGTGAGGGCTTCCGCAGCACGCAAAACAAGCTCACGCCGAAAGGGAAATCGATCCACCGCAACGACCATTGCTCCATTAGCAGAAGCCAACGAAACACCTCATTCAGAATTGGATTCACTGACGGCACGTCATCTTTAACATCTGGCTTACGCCCGAGCAATCGGTGCAAGAGCACCACCGCCGCGACCACTGGGAAAAAGAACACACAGTAATAGCTGCACTTGACGACCTCAAAGCCGGCGCCGCGCGCGACGGCCGTGAGTTGCGCCTTCGTGTAACGCCGTTTATGCAAGAGCCGGTCGTCGCGCGTTGTCCACAGCCAGGGTGTTGCCGGCACGGTGATGACCACCACGGCACCGTCTCGGCAAATACGAAAAAGGTTCTGTGCCGTGCGGGTGTCGTTCTCGATATGCTCAAGCACATCCAACGATACCACTCCATCGAACGTCGCCTCGCGCCACGGCAGGTCCTCGCCCACGCCGAGAGCCAGGCGTTGATGACCACGGCTCTTACAGTAGGTCAATGCCGTCGCGGAGACATCGAGGCCAAACTCCGTGCCGAATCGCTGCAGTTCATCCAGCATCGCACCGGTGCCGCAGCCCATGTCAAGGATGCGTCCTGGCTGCCGCACGTCGTATCTTCGCAACGCCTCACCGGCAAGCCGACGGCGACAATCAAACCACCAGTGTTTCTTTTCACGACGGTACAACTCGTCGAAGAACGATTTGTCCATCAGCCCCATCAATCACGTCCCCTCAAATCGAGAATGATCTGACAGATGTTGCCGAACATGCGCCCGGTGCGGCGGAACGCGGCGACCTTGTAGGGGCGCAACAATTCGTTCCATTCACCCATCGTGTTGTAGTGGTGACCACTGTCGAACGATTTCCAGTAGGTCGTTTGGATGGCCCGTTGCCACGGCACATCCGAGCGGACGTGGTCAAAGATGATGAGGTACTGCCGTGTGACGCGGGCCACCTCTGCCAGCAGTTGGCTCGTGTCGCCAGGAATGTGATGAATGACGTACCGCAAGAACGACACATCGAAAGACTTCCTGGTGAAGGGGATCTTCTTGGCATTGGCGACAAGGTACAGGTTCTTCGGATCGCGCTCGTTCATCGCGCGGACGAATTGGCGGGAGAGGTCGAGCCCGACAATGCTGCTGGCCAGTGTCGCATCGTAGCCGTAGTAGAACGGCCCGCAGCCGACATCCAGGACGGCTTTCTGAAGCAGATAATCCCGCAGGTCCAGGTCGTCAGTCTTGTTCAACTTCAGCAGTAGATTGATCTTGAGCCAGTAGAACGCAGGGAAGCGAAACAAAGCCTCCATGTGCCCCGCCAGTTCCTGGCTCGCGCTATCGTGGGAGTCGAGAAGAAACGGCACGTCGTCAGAAATCGGGAAACGCTGGCCGCAACCCAGACAGTGCAGACCCGACTCGCTCAACTCCAAATGCTCTGAGCAAGAGACGCAGCGCATCGCGTCAAGATGGTTGAGCAATTTTGTGCCGGTGGGGGTCATGATCGGGTCTAAATATCGAGTTGTATCAGGTGGGCGTTCCGAACGCGCAAGCCGCAATCCTAGAGGAGCTATGCGCTCCCGTCAAGCCGGGTCGTGGCCGGGTAGTGCCTGAATTTGAAATTGTGTCTTAAGCCAGATGTGTTAGGGTGGCGTTTCAGGTGAAATTCGCTTCCGGTGCTCTTGGATTTATCGTATTTATCCGCAACGACTTAGTGACAGATAACCATGACTAAAGTTCCGTACGTAGACCTCAAAGCCCAGTATCAAGCGATTCGTAACGAAGTGTTGGCGGCGTTGGAAGCGGTATGCGAATCCACGGCGTTTGCCCAAGGGCCACCCACCAGGGACTTCGAACAGGAATTCGCCGCTTATTGCGGCGTACGCCATTGCGTCAGCCTCAACAGCGGCACCAGCGCACTACACCTGGCCTTGCGGTGTCTCAACCTCGGTCCCGGCGATGAAGTCATCACCGTGCCGTTTACATTCATCGCTACCGTGTGGGCGATCAATTACGTCGGGGCGAAACCAGTATTTGTGGACATCGATCCCGTTCGTCGCACACTTGATCCCACGAAGCTGGAGGCGGCCATCACCCCGCGCACCAGGGCCATCGTGCCCGTGCATCTCTACGGCATGCCCGCTGCGATGTCACCAATCCTCGCCATCGCTGCCAAACACGGCATTCCCGTCATTGAAGATGCCGCGCAAGCGCACGGAGCAACGTATCAAGGAAAGCGCGTCGGTCAGTTCGGTTGCACCGCCTGTTTCAGCTTCTATCCGGGCAAGAACCTCGGCGCCTACGGGGAAGGTGGCGCGCTGGTCACCAACACCGATGCCTATACCAGGCGTGCCCGCAGTCTGCGCGACCACGCCCAGAGCCAGCGCTATTACCATGACGAGATCGGCTACAACTACCGGATGGACAGTTTTCAGGGTGCCGTGTTGCGAATCAAGCTCAAGCACCTCGACGCCGGGAACGCCGCACGCGCCGTCCACGCGCGGCGCTATGCTGAATTGCTCGACGGGAGCGGTGCCACGGCTCCAGCCACGTTCGCCGATTCCGAATGCGTCTGGCACTGCTACGTCATTGAGACTGATCGCCGCAATGAGGTGCGGGAGCGATTATCTGGTGCGGGCATAGACACTGGGCTGCATTATCCCGTGCCACTGCATCTTCAGAAGGTGTACGCGTCGCTCGGGTACAAGCACGGTGATTTTCCCGTCGCGGAACGGCTCAGCGGCCGCTGTCTGTCGTTGCCTATGTTTCCAGAGTTGACCGATTCGCAGATCAAGTACGTCTGCGACATCATCCGGGCGAAAAAAACCTAGCCTTTCGGCTTTTCCGCGACGATCACCGTCAGCCAGGTGTACTTGCGTAGCGCCGGGAAATGACGAAACACCCATTCATCGACACTCTGCAGGCGGCGCAGTAGTTTGGGGTGATACTGACCCTGACGCACTTCATCCATCCAGTAGGGAAACGCCTGGCCCGAAAGTTTCAGTGAGGCAAAACGCATTGCGAACAGAACCAGAGACACCAAATGAAACTCCCGATGACTCAGTCGGCCGAATTGGCCGGCCAGAAAATCGAAGTCACGCTGTTCGAGCGGGTGTTCATTCTCCGTTCGTAGATCGGTGGCGAAGAGACGATAGATTTCGCTGAAGATGCTCCCCCTTTGTGGCTCAAGAAAGATACCGCGTCCGCCTGGTTTCATCACGCGGACGATACTCGGCACCGCTTGCGGCATATCCAGATGATGTAGAACGCCATCAGCGAAGACGAGATCGAAATAATCGTCTGTGTACTTCATGTCTTCGACACGACAAACCTGCGCGCTTATCCGCTCGCCCACGCCGTGATGTCGGGCCAATTCATTCGTGATAGCCACCATCCGTTCTGAAACATCCAAAGCGTGAACCTCGGCTCCACCAAGGGCGAAGAACACCGACGTATCACCCTGCCCGCAGCCGATGTCCAACACGCGTTTGCCACGCAAATCGCCCAACTGCTCGAGGACATAAAGGTTCTCCCGGCAGGTCGGGGCAAACACTTCTTGAGGCGCGAGCCGTTCCGGGGAAAGGTGTTCGGCGTAGCGATCGTAAAATCGACTCTCCGCCTGGGCCCGTTTGGTTGGTTCGTCGCCAGTCTCCAGAGGCATATTAGTCATGAATGATAGTGTGCGTTTGTGGTCGCAACAATCCCAATTGTCATGTTGCGAATAATTCTCTTTATCATCGTCGCGCTCGGTTAGTATAGTCGCGTCATTCGTGAGCGCGGCCCTGACAATTGTTATCCCGGTCTACAACGAGGAGGCCAACATCGAACTACTGTTGGAACGTCTCGCCCGGATTGTGCCCAAGCTACCATCACCGGCGGAGGTGATGATTGTCGACGACGGGAGTGAGGATACGACGGTTTTCAAACTGATTGAGGCTCGTAAACAATATCCCTGGTTGAAGGTCATCGAGTTGCGGCGCAATTTCGGCCAGCACGCCGCGACGTACGCGGGGTTTGACCATGCCAAAGGCGCCTTCGTCGTTACGTTGGATGGCGATCTCCAAAACGATCCGGCTGATATTCCCAAGCTGCTGGAGGAAATGGCCAAGGGTTATGACGTGGTCTGCGGCTGGCGGACGGACCGCAAGGATCCATTCCTTTCGCGCAAATTACCTTCTCTGATTACCAACTATCTCATCCGCAATGACGCGCCCACGCCGATTCATGACTACGGTTGTTTTCTGCGGGCCTATACCAACGCGGCGGCCAAGGAGATATCGCACTATTCAACATCGCGTGGCTGGTTCCCGGTGCTTTTTTCCAAGCTCGGTTTCAAGGTCG from Verrucomicrobiia bacterium carries:
- a CDS encoding class I SAM-dependent methyltransferase, yielding MTNMPLETGDEPTKRAQAESRFYDRYAEHLSPERLAPQEVFAPTCRENLYVLEQLGDLRGKRVLDIGCGQGDTSVFFALGGAEVHALDVSERMVAITNELARHHGVGERISAQVCRVEDMKYTDDYFDLVFADGVLHHLDMPQAVPSIVRVMKPGGRGIFLEPQRGSIFSEIYRLFATDLRTENEHPLEQRDFDFLAGQFGRLSHREFHLVSLVLFAMRFASLKLSGQAFPYWMDEVRQGQYHPKLLRRLQSVDEWVFRHFPALRKYTWLTVIVAEKPKG
- a CDS encoding class I SAM-dependent methyltransferase, with amino-acid sequence MDKSFFDELYRREKKHWWFDCRRRLAGEALRRYDVRQPGRILDMGCGTGAMLDELQRFGTEFGLDVSATALTYCKSRGHQRLALGVGEDLPWREATFDGVVSLDVLEHIENDTRTAQNLFRICRDGAVVVITVPATPWLWTTRDDRLLHKRRYTKAQLTAVARGAGFEVVKCSYYCVFFFPVVAAVVLLHRLLGRKPDVKDDVPSVNPILNEVFRWLLLMEQWSLRWIDFPFGVSLFCVLRKPSPAGSRKEA
- a CDS encoding oligosaccharide flippase family protein, whose protein sequence is MRTVSHVFGTKVVDYLLKFITGILITRTLGPSDKGILTFAMLVVTWTVTFGNLSFFDANIYLLGSRRFSLSEAAMTSFVLSLASGLLYALLLFIIVRSRLVHWPVGNPWVFLALLMTIPFNILANNSTSILQGLSWFKLYNLLTVTASFVYLAAVVAARYLAEDRLAGIVAATVGSNILIAAIMVFCLGKAANWKLRFSGRYLREGLLYGLRGHVRVLLTQVTVRFDQFVLGAMLEPVYLGWYSVAAGLSEGLLMLPDSVGMLLFPRVAAEPNTAAMLAARACRCTLLVTLGAAAALAMCGRLLIGVLYGHRFYPAANPLYLLCGAIVFQSASRVLRNYFYGVGRPQLSLWSTGSAGVVIALLIFPLVKTYGMIGAALTSLIAQVIGATVDVLLATRVSAMPTSQFIFPQRADLRLAVWKP
- a CDS encoding glycosyltransferase family 2 protein; this translates as MSAALTIVIPVYNEEANIELLLERLARIVPKLPSPAEVMIVDDGSEDTTVFKLIEARKQYPWLKVIELRRNFGQHAATYAGFDHAKGAFVVTLDGDLQNDPADIPKLLEEMAKGYDVVCGWRTDRKDPFLSRKLPSLITNYLIRNDAPTPIHDYGCFLRAYTNAAAKEISHYSTSRGWFPVLFSKLGFKVGEVPVSHQERPGGEGSKHGFFVRLDQFMSVFMGATTKPFQFVEVIGIGAVGLGGAGLLAGILIHSWPFGVLSTSLALWGFSVTITGMVGEYLVRMNYEIGRKPKYLVRNVHE
- a CDS encoding DegT/DnrJ/EryC1/StrS family aminotransferase, translated to MTKVPYVDLKAQYQAIRNEVLAALEAVCESTAFAQGPPTRDFEQEFAAYCGVRHCVSLNSGTSALHLALRCLNLGPGDEVITVPFTFIATVWAINYVGAKPVFVDIDPVRRTLDPTKLEAAITPRTRAIVPVHLYGMPAAMSPILAIAAKHGIPVIEDAAQAHGATYQGKRVGQFGCTACFSFYPGKNLGAYGEGGALVTNTDAYTRRARSLRDHAQSQRYYHDEIGYNYRMDSFQGAVLRIKLKHLDAGNAARAVHARRYAELLDGSGATAPATFADSECVWHCYVIETDRRNEVRERLSGAGIDTGLHYPVPLHLQKVYASLGYKHGDFPVAERLSGRCLSLPMFPELTDSQIKYVCDIIRAKKT
- a CDS encoding class I SAM-dependent methyltransferase translates to MTPTGTKLLNHLDAMRCVSCSEHLELSESGLHCLGCGQRFPISDDVPFLLDSHDSASQELAGHMEALFRFPAFYWLKINLLLKLNKTDDLDLRDYLLQKAVLDVGCGPFYYGYDATLASSIVGLDLSRQFVRAMNERDPKNLYLVANAKKIPFTRKSFDVSFLRYVIHHIPGDTSQLLAEVARVTRQYLIIFDHVRSDVPWQRAIQTTYWKSFDSGHHYNTMGEWNELLRPYKVAAFRRTGRMFGNICQIILDLRGRD